A stretch of DNA from Kangiella sediminilitoris:
TAGCAATCAACCACTGACGTGCTTCTCCCACCTGTTTTTGAATCTGAGCAAAAGCACCTGAGCCTGCGCGCAGCATAAGCTCATAGAGATCAATCTGCTTTTGCTTAACAAAAGCAGTTTCTATAGCTTTTATACTGTCAACAAAAAATAGCGGCTGTGCAGTCATGTTTTACTCTTCATTTAAATCAATAAAATGTTCTCGGTAATAGGCACATTCAGCTATCGACTCACGAATATCGTCAAGGGCAAGGTGAGTGGCACTCTTGGTGAAACCAGGAAGTATTTTTGGCTTCCAGCGACGAGCTAATTCTTTTATGGTGCTGACGTCGATATGTCGATAATGAAAGTAGGCTTCCAGCTGTGGCATGTGCTTGACCATAAACCGTCGGTCCTGACAGATAGTATTACCACACATGGGAGATTTCCCTTCAGGAACCCACTGCTTTAAAAACTCGATGGTGAGTCTACTCGCTTCCTGCTCGTCAATGTCGCTGTCTTTCACACGCTGTGTAAGGCCTGACTTACCATGTTGCTCTACACACCACTCATTCATATTGTTTAGTGTGTCATCATCCTGATGAATAGCTAACACGGGGCCTTCTGCTAAAATATTGAGATCCTTATCGGTGACGATGGTGGCTATCTCAATGACCTTATCTATTTCTGGATCCAACCCCGTCATTTCAAGATCAACCCAAATTAAATTGTCCGCTTGTTGCGTCACAAAGCACTCCTCTTTGTTGAGTTTTGCTAAAAAAAACAATTCGTTTCGGTTATTATAGACACAATTTTAAACACATGCAGATCAAAGCAAAAAATTTTGGAGTATTTATGGAACAGTTAGCATCACAGCAATGTGTACATAACGACGACTCAAAAAAGCCACTCGAGGATGAAACCCGCGACTCGTTGCTTAAAGAGCAGCTGCCTGAGTGGAACTACGATGCTGATAAGGGCGAAGTATCTCGTAAATTCAAATTCAAAAACTATTACCATACGATGGCATTTGTTAATGCCGTGGCCTGGATAGCAAATAAGCAGGCTCACCACCCTGATCTGGAAGTCAGCTACGGACATTGTCTTGTTCGCTATACCACGCACGATGCGGGTAACAGTTTATGCCTGAATGACCTGATTTGTGCAGCACACATTGATACACTGGAAGATAACGGTAATTTCGGACCAAACTTTCAAGACTGATTAAGACTTAACAAAGGGCCAGACCTTGGGCAAAAAACATAAAAGAAAAGCTCCGACTAGAAAGAAACGTCAAAGTAACCTTTCTGGTGATAACCAGCAGACTTCTCAGGAGCTTAATTCTGAAGTGCCCGAAATGCAGGACCTGGGTCCTGCGGAAGAAGGTATTGTCATAAGCCGATTTGGTCAGCAAGTCGATATTGCTGACCAGAATTTCGAAACCATTCGCTGCTTTTTGCGGCGCTCGAACGAAGTTCCGGTAGTCGGTGATAGAGCCAAATTCAAACGTCAGGATAAATTGAAAACAGGCGTTTTAGTCGAACTGGAAGAACGTAAGTCACTACTAAAACGTCCCACGCCACACCATGGTATAAAACCGGTTGCTGCCAATATCGATCTGATTGCACTGTTGCTGGCACCCGAGCTTGGCTTTTCCGAAATGCTACTGGACCGCTATCTAGTTGCAGCCGAATCAAGCGGTATTCCGGTCTGGCTTATATTTAATAAGTGGGATTTACTGGATGAACAGGAAAAGTCTGAAATTGAAAATAGACTGCAGACATACAAAGAGATTGGTTACCCGATCTATTTCATCAGCGCCAAACATGGTGACCAAGTCGATCAGCTGGTCGAAGACCTGCGTGGCAAACAGTTATTATTAGCAGGTCAATCCGGTGTCGGAAAGTCAACGCTCATCAAATACCTGTTCCCTGGCTTAGAAGTTTCCACGGCAGATATCTCAGAAACCTCAGGGCTTGGTACCCATACCACCACAGCTTCCCGTTTGTATAAACTTGACGAAGAAACCTTCCTGGTCGACTCACCGGGAGTGAGAGAGTTCGGTCTGTGGCACCTTGAAGACAGTGATATCCAGCAGGGCTTCGTTGAGATTTATAAACTCGCCGAAAACTGCAAGTTCCGCAACTGTAAACATATAAAAGAACCCGGCTGTGCCGTTCTTGCTGCCGCTGAAAAAGGGGAAATTGCTGAGTCACGCATGAAAAATTATCATCACCTGATCCAGCATTATGATCAGCAGTTTAGTTAACAAAGGTGTTACAACCACGCTGCCTGACTTAACTCTCTAACTCTTTTTTATTTGCCAATAAGAATAATGAAATTAAGCTTATGGGGGGATAAACCCTAAAAAGAAATTAGCTACAACAGTAGGCACTAGGCTTTTAACTCTCTTCTTTGCCAAAAAGTACGCGACCAAAGTGGCAACCACTACCCATAAAAACACAAAATTAATAACAACAGTGGCGTTAAGATCCATTCAATAAGTCTCCTTAGAATAACGGCAATTTATGCTATCATCTAATCATAAATTTTCTTCAGGAGTTTATGCAAGTAAAGAAAGTACAACCTGGAATATTGAGAATAGTTATACTCCAATATTTAGGTTACAATTCAAATAATTAAGTTTAAATCAAAGATCACCATGGCCGATAAACTCAAAGTCTTACTTCAATACTTAATCCCACAGCACGGGATTTCTATCCTTATGGGGAAAGTAGCGGAAAGTAAAAATCCAACTCTTAAAAATGCTTTTGCCAAATGGTTTATTAAAAAGTACGGCATCGACATGAGCCTGGCTGAACGCGAAAATCCAGAAGACTACGAAACCTTCAATGACTTTTTTACTCGTAGCCTGAAGCCGGAATTAAGACCTATTGCTGAAGGCGATAAGGTTTTGGTCAACCCTGCTGATGGTAAAATCAGTCAACGCGGAAAAATTGAAGAAGGCTATATTTTCCAGGCAAAAGGTCATCGTTTCAGTGCGAAAACGTTGCTCGGCGGCGATGCTGAGTTAGCCAGACCATTTGAAAATGGTGACTTTGCGACGATTTATTTATCCCCAAAAGATTATCATCGTGTACATATGCCGATCAGCGGTAAGCTGACTAAAATGATCCATGTCCCAGGCAAGTTATTCAGCGTTAACCCTCTTACCGCCCGCAATGTTCCCAATCTGTTTGCTCGTAACGAACGCGTCGTCGCAATGTTTGATACCGAAATCGGCTCAGTTGCTATGGTGCTGGTTGGTGCAACCATCGTTGGCAGTATTGAAACCGTATGGGAAGGCACCATAACTCCACCTACTCGCGACGATGTTAAGGTCTGGGATTATCAGGGTAAGGATATTCGTCTTGAAAAAGGTGACGAGATGGGTCGATTCAAACTAGGCTCTACGGTCGTTCTATTATTCCCGGAAAACACGGTCAAGTGGGAAAAACAGATGAAAGCTAATGCCACCACAGTAATGGGTACCCCCTTAGCTTTAACAAATTAAGTAACTCAATATATAAACTTAAAACACCACGTCTCAAAAAAAGGGCAAGGGACAAGTGTCGCCTTGCCTTCCTCAAAATAATCTGCCATTCTTTAGTCAAACAATTGATAATTAAAACATTTGGAGACTAGTATGTCGGTAGCCCCTGCAACCACAAAATACCCTTTAACCATGCGCTTGCTGCACTGGCTTATCGGTATTTTAATCCTAGGAATGATTGCCTCAGGCTGGTATATGCATGGATTGCCCGATGAAGAACCACTAAAAGAAGAGCTTTACAGCCTACACAAATCCTTTGGCATTACACTATTGCCGCTAATTCTTATTCGTCTTTTGGTGAGACTTTCCAGTCCCATTCCCGAGCTTCCACCACAAATGTCCTGGTGGGAAAAAGTTCTTTCCAAGCTTACTCATTTTTTACTATACCTTCTAATGTTCTCGATTCCCTTATCTGGAATTATAATGATGGACTACCTGGGAATCTTCCCTCTAGAGTGGTTCGGTGTTTTCACCATGCCGGATTTAATCCCAGATGATATGGATATGTTTGAACAACTAGGGGAAGTTCACGAGATTCTTGCTTATTCGCTGCTGGGGCTAATTCTGTTGCATATCCTTGGTGCTTTAAAGCATAGATTTATGGACAAGGGTAAAGACACCGATGTACTGAAGCGTATGATTTAATTTAAAAAGCCCTGCATAATGCAGGGCTTTTTTGATGGGCTAGAAAATTTTTACAATCATTCCGGAGGCATCATCCAGAGCTACATTATCATTATCCAAATCCAGCACATTACGTAAGAAACGTCTTTTATCATCATGCTCCTGGATATCCTTGCTCAATGTTCCCATTAATAGATTAGCAGTTACAGGCAACATTTGTTTCATTACTCCCAGATCAAAACCTGTTTTATTCGTAACATATCTCGCCACTTCTCTGCTCTTATCCTTGGTCTTGATGATATGGCCCAAAATAGAATTACCATTATCAATAGCCTTTTCCTCAGTAATTTCCGCCGGCCTTTCTATATACTGTTCATTCCCGTCATCCAGCAATGCCCTCATAACCGCTTCAAACTCGTCCTGAAGCTGGCAGTTGTGTCTAAGACCATGGATAAGTAGTGGCAAAAAATATCTGAATACCTTATCGGACTCATCTTGTTCCAGGTTATATTCCGCTCCAATATGTTTAATAACGTCCTTATTTTGCTCACCAAGCACTCTCTCAAGAAGATCTTGCATCGCTAACCCCTCGTTATTTATCCTTACACTACATTAGAATATACTCCTTGTATGAAAATCAGGCAAAACTGATATTCATACACTCTCTTTATTTTTTATAGTGAGAAATCTATGACATCAAGAATGGATCACTTCCGCCAACAGGTCTACTATTGGGTTAAAAAAATCCCCAAAGGGAAGGTAACCAGTTATGGTGCTATAGCCAAGCTCGCAGGATTCCCTCGCCATGCCAGGCATGTTAGTAAAGCCTTAGGCTCAGCTCCTGATCGTAAATCTCTACCCTGGCAGAGAGTTATCGGTGCTGATGGAAAAATAGCATTCCATCCTGATAGTGATCACTACGCCTTACAGCAGACGTTATTACAAAAAGAAGGAATTAGAGTGATTAATGGAAAGGTAGATATGAAGCGCTTTAGCTGGGAGAGCCCTTTACAGCAGTCTGAGCATCAAACGGAAAACAATATGCGGGCAGAGGAATTCTTTAGATAGAGTCTCCTACCCGAGAAGCCCTTCTCTCTTTTCCTGTAAAGCCCGACAGTCCAGACAAAGCTCCGTATCCGGTGCGATATCTAAGCGCTCAGGAGCTATGGTTTCCCCACACTCAAGGCAAAAACCATAGTCGCCAGACGCGACTCTTTTTAGCGCATTACGCACTGCTAGCAGATGCTTCTGATCTCGAACATGAGAGGCATTTACCATAGCCTGCTGCTGCATTGCGTCTCCACGAGACACACGTCCCTGCCGTGCTTGATCGAGTTCAACAGCCTGACCCGCTTCTGAAGTTAGACCTAAATAGTCCATCAACTCCGTTTCGAGCTGATGTAACTTTTCAGTATAATGTCTTAACTGCTTTTTATTCATTTCTGCTAATGTAAGTGACTTAAATGAGACACCTCATCAAACTTTTGGATTGCTCGGATAAGTCTCTCTGCATCCTCTGTTTCTTTAAATGCTTCTTCTGCTATTGGTGCAATCTGAGCCGGTCCCGGTGGCAACTCTTCACGTTCGACAATATTTCGCATACGAGGCAAAAAAACAAATTGTAACCACTGCTCAAGCCTTAGGGTATCAACACAAAAAGGCATATCGCTTTCCAATGCGTCCTGTCCGGGATGCTGACTCGACCAAAGGTCAAGTTCTATCAACCTCTTCTCAATAGTCTCGAAAACAATCAGATATTGCTCAAACCAATCAACTTGTTTCATTGCTTACTCTCAAATTACAGATTCATTGATAATTTTACCTTATTTCGGGTCGAATTTCAGACAAGCCCCCTATAAAAAAGCCCGCTCAAGGCGGGCTCAACATCAGCTTTCGCTGTTTAGAAGTTTAACTTCAAACCCACTTTTGCTGTTCTTGGCTTATCAGGACGAGCACCGTATGGCTCACGAGCTACTATGGTATCCTCATCAGTCACGTTTTCTATAGTAGCAAAGAACGTAACAGCATCATTTACCTGATACTCCGCTGCTAAATCGACAAGCGTACGCTCTTCCGTTTTCTGAAACTGCCCACAGGCCGGTTTAGTACATAACTCGTCCATATAGTTGATACTCGCCAAAAGACTCCATGTCTGATTATCGTAACCAAGCATTAACTGCGCCTGATTTTCGGGGATATAAGGAATTGGCTGACCTGTTTCTACAGTGCCCCAGACGTTACTATCAAAAGAACTTCCAAATTCAGTTTCAGTAAACGTATAACTGAATCGTGCTGGCCAGTTCTCTGCAAACTCACCGCTTACCAGCAACTCAACACCTTTAACCTCAGCTTCCCCACCATTAAATTTATCGCCTTCATTATTAATGTCACAACCACTGTTAGCCAGGGTACACTCGCCTAGCAAATTGTCATAGTCACTAAAGAAAGCTATCAACTCACTGTTGTACTGAGAGCCACTAAAGCGTAGACCCATCTCATAATTCCAGCTTTCTTCAGGCTGATCATCAGCACTACTTCCTGGAGGAGCAAAACCTTTGTTAACACCAAATAATACGCTGGTCGTGTCATTGATTGACCATAGCGCTCCAAAACCTGGTAACACCTCTGATACAGTATTAGTACGGACACTAGGCTGTGCCTCTCGATCAGGAGCGGAACTCCAGTCTTCACGTTTAAGTTCAACGTCTTCATAGCGGACACCAGGAGTGAATATCCAGTCTCCCCATGAAACAGTATCAATCAAATAGTAGGAGTTCGCTTCAGCTGAGTCGATGCGGTTACCGGCATCTCCCCAAATTCCGGCTTCTGACAGAACCAACTGACCATTCTCCTGAGTAAAGTAGCTTCGACGCTGGAAACGATCTGCATCATCTTCATGAGCACGCAGTCCCAACTTGAGGTCATGCTCCGCTCCACCAGTAGTAAAGTTCCAATCCAGCCGAGCCTGTACACCTCGATTCATGTAAGAGCGATTACCATCAACTTTGTCAATTAAGTCACTCCCACTGTCAGCACCATCTAAAATAGACTGGTAATAGTTAGCCAGAGCACTGCCAGGATTAGTGTTTATTTCACCAATAACTGATGACCAGCTAACGCTGTTATAAGTCCCCGGGGTGGCGCTATCTTCGATATAAAATTTTCCAGTTTTATACCAGTTTCGAGCGAAATCGTTATCGTAGGCAGTAACATGCAGATCTAAGCTTTCCGTTAGGTCCGCATAATAACTCACTACCAATTGCTCATGTTTGCCCTGAAATTGGTCACCGGCAGAAATACCGTACATTCGATAAGGGTCAACTCCAAAGTCAGCATCTGTTAAACCAACGTAGGACTGATCGGACACTTCTGACGAATTTTGTAGTTTTATATCTAGTTGCTGATATACGCTAGCGTCTGAGTCAGTGTTAAAACGTAACTTTACAACCTGATCGCGCTTTTCGAAGCCAGTATCCTGGCCAATGCGGTCAATAACCTTAAAGCCATCGGTTTGATGATCATTAAGCTCAACTAAATAGCCGAAGTTCTCGAAGCTGTCTCCATAATAAAAATAGCCGTGAAGCTCCTCATGCTGACCTTTTTCAAGTTTCAGCTGTCCCTGCCCTTCTATTGGAATTTGTCTAGAGATCAAGTTTACTGCACCACCTACAGTAAAAGGACCATACTGAATACTTGCAGGGCCTTTAAGAACCTCTATACCTGTAATTCGATCAAAAGTAGGGAAGTAATATGCAGAGGAAGCTGCGTAGGGAGCAGGAGCGATAAGTACACCATCTTCCATAAGACTGACCCGTCCCGTTCTGCTAGTACCTGTACCCCGTAGCCCAATATTTGGTCTCAAACCCAGACCATCTTCTAGCTGAATATACACACCTGGTACCTGTCGCATGGCGCGATTCACATCACTATATTTGAATTCTTCTAAATCTTCTTCGGTCACAACGTGAGCAGAGCCCGCCACTTTAAGCGTGTTTGAGCTATTGCCAATGATAGTGATAGTTTCGATATCATCACTTGCTTGCTCCTCAGCTAACGCTGATGTTGCAGTAAGTCCTAAAACCGTGGCAGCAGCAACGGTATTTAAAAGAAATGGAGTTTTCATCAATAGTTCCTAACTTTATAAATTGATTACAGGCAGGATTATAAATCTAAATGATAATGATTACCATCCATGTTTGCAGTTTTAAGATCCTTTTTTGAGTATCTTACGTTGTATAGCCCAAAGATAGATACTCAGCGCCCGTGATGTCATTGATACCCCACCTAGATTTGGTAAATTGGTCTGGTTATGGTCTTACACCAGGTGCCCTAAAGACAGCTCAAGGCAGCTGTTATTCTGCTAACACTTATGGCTGTTGCGGTTGTTGCCTATTTCAAAGCTACTTATAATGTAGGCCTTTAACAAATAGGAGAATCCATGAAAGCCTTTATCCTGATTATTATTAGCTTAGGTGCATTGTTGATAAGTGCTTGTGATTCGCAACCAGAAGAGCAGACCGCGCTGAGTGACTATAAACAACAGCAGCTTGATAAAGCAAAGAAAGTCGAGCAGGAAATGAATAAGCGTATCGAGAATATAGACCAACAACTAGATCAATCTACAACTCAAGAAGACGACGATACACAATAAATGAAACGCTCAAATCTAATCACTGCTGCTGGAGCCACAAGACTTCGCAATGAGCTGGCTCATTTATGGAAAAATCTTCGCCCGGAAGTAACCCGCGCTATTAATGCCGCTGCCGCTGAGGGTGATCGCAGTGAAAATGCCGAATATATATATCGAAAAAAACAATTACGAGAAATTGATCGCAGAATCCGCTATTTACAAAAACGTACGGCTGAAATGAAGGTTATTGAGCATCGTCCTGTAGACCAGAGCAAAATATATTTTGGCGCTGTCGTTACGCTAATAGATGAACGGAACGACGAAACCGTCTACCGAATTGTTGGTTCAGATGAGTTTGACTACAAAGCAGAATATATTAGCGTTGATTCTCCCATGGCAAGAGCGCTTCTGGGTAAAGGTCTTGATGATGAGGTTACTGTTAAATTGCCGGAAGAATCAAAGCAGTTCTGGATTTCAGAAATAGAGTATCCGGATCCCAACCAGGAATAATACTAAAATCTATAACTAAAACTCAGTGAACCAAACCGGCCGTTAACATCGTTTTCTTCAAAAGTAGAGCCTATCTCAGCAATTGAAAAAAGCAATCCCCATTGATCCCAATTCCAGACAGCACCGGCTGAAACCACAAACTGTTCATGCTTCAAAGTAACCGAGTGACTACTTTGGAATGTATTACCATCGACGAAAATGTCATTGAAAACATAACTTGCCTGTGCCGCCAGGAACATATAAAAATGGTCGTCCTCAGCCCCAGCTAATGGGTTGATATCTCTACCGGGGAGAATACTTACGGAAGGAAAGGTTTCTTCTAAACCGGATCCGACGCGAATCATTGCTGATCCAGCAACATCAGAGGTGAATGTTCCTACACTACCACTTGCAAACGTTAAAAAGTCAGCGCCAACACCGTTACTGGGTGTAATGTCAAAACGCCAGCTTCTCTGCCCTGCCACACTAAAAACTAACTCGTTACGCAACTGATTATCCCAGCCCCTGGGCTCATCTGAGCTGGTGATATCATGAACTAACTTCTGAGTTTTTTCGGCTAGAGAGGCAGGACCAACAACGCCTGTAATAACATAAAACTGATCGGCTATGTCACTGTCCCAGGAATACAAAGTTCCTTGCCAGCCAAGCATGCCGGCATACGGAAGATCATTCTCAATCAACACATCCGTTTTGATATTTTCAGGAGTCTGCATGGCCTGAAAGACACTATAACTGACAGCTTTTTTTCGGGAATCATCGACATCAATCAAGGTCAAGTCCGCGAGACTAACCATCCACTCTGGGGCGCTGCTATCAGCATAGTCATCGTAAGGACCGTATCCCCAGCTGTAGCCAATACCGTTAGTGTAGCCACCATCTTTTCCGGCAAATAAATCATTTTCAATAGTTAATGTGCCAAAAGACCCCACATCCTGTTCTCCTGGGTCACGAAAGGTTGCAGCCTGAGAAGTAGGAAGCAGAAAGGAAGAAACAATTGTAATGACGCTGAACGCTACTAAAAAGCGCATAGAAAACCCTTAAAATTTATTCCTTGCCGAACCGCGCCCTGATCTGTTGCTTAACGGTTTCGACAACTTGTTGGGTATTAGTGGAGCCTTTAACCCCAGATTTCAACACATCTTCAACAATATCTGCTACATCATCCACGGTTACAGTCTTTTTTTGCTCAAATGAGTCATGATGAAACAAATTGATATGCTCATCACTCCGACGTCCCCACTTCATCAACCGCTCCCAGTAAACCCTATCCTCGGAGTTACTTTTCAGGTCTAAAATATAACAAATCAGTGCGACTGGCATTAGCGCAAAATCACGTACTGCATCACACCATAACTTAACCTGCAGCAGCAATAGATCTCGAGTTTTTCCCCAAGAACCTGATGTCACTTTGTTCTGAACAATTAATGGTTTATCCGTATTCCTCATATTCATCCATCATCACATTGTTTTATTATAAATTTCGCGGTTCAACTGCTTATGATGCTCATTCTTTTTAAGCAGGACGTAAACCGAACCCAAGCCGCCATGGCGTTGCTGTGCGCTATGGAAAGCCATCGCCAACTCATGCTGTTTTAGCCAATGATTAACATGGCTTTTTAAAACTGCCTGCGGAATGCTTCGCTCACCCTTACCGTGGGTAATCAATATAGTTCGCTTGCCTCTTTTTACACAGGCGTTGATAAAGTAGAAGACTTCGTCACGGGCTTCTTTCACGGTTAAACGATGCAAGTCCGTATGCGCATCAATTTCATATTTCCCTAGACGTAATTTTTTATAGACGCCCTCCTGCACTCCATCTTTTTTATATTCTAACCAGTCATTCGGCTCGACGGGTTCGACAAAATCGGTCGTCAAGTAATTGGGATCATGGTTAGGCTTACGCCCGAGTGCCGCTTCCTGTCTAGCCATTTGTGAAAGTGTCGGCTCTTTTTTAGCCACGTGCAGATTAACCTGGTCATTCTTAATTGGTTTGACGCCCTTAAGTTCTTTCTTAAATAAGTCAAAATCATCTTGTGACATAATAAATCTACACCTAACTGCTAATCGTTATGCAAAGCGTCTTTCATCGCCTCTAATTCTTCCCACCTCTCAAAACGCTGCTCAAGGCTGGCTTCAAGCTGTGCGAGCTGACTGTTTACTTCTGCTATATCGTCACTGGGCTGTTGATAAAACTCAGGAGATGCCATCTTAGCCTGTAATTGCTCAATATCATCCTCAAGCTGAGCGATATCCGCAGGTAACTGATCCAGCTCCCGCTGGTCTTTATAACTTAGTTTAGCAGATTTTTTCCTAGGTTTAGGCTTTGACTCGCTTTTGCTACCAGTCTTGCTCGATGCGGATCCAGCTCCCCTGGACTGGGGCCGTTGCCGCAACCAGTCATCATAGCCACCGATATATTCCCTAACCTTGCCTTCACCCTCAAAAACGATCGTACTGGTTACCACATTATTTATGAAGTCACGGTCATGAGAAACCAGCAGCATAGTTCCTTCGTAACCAGCCAGCATATCCTCGAGCAACTCCAGAGTTTCGATATCCAGATCATTTGTAGGCTCATCCAGGATCAGCAGATTTGAAGGCTTGGCCAGGATTTTCGCCAGCAATAACCGGTTACGCTCACCACCAGACAATGCCGTTATCGGCGCCCGAGCTCTTTCGGGAGTAAACAAGAAGTCTTGCAAATAACTGATGACATGACGCGGCTTACCATTAATAGTCATCATATCTTTCCCGTCAGATACGTTATCCATTGCCGAAAGTGACTCATCCAGTTGCGCCCTATGCTGATCAAAATACGCCACTTCCAGCTTAGTACCGAGCTTTACGGCTCCTTTGTCTGGCTCCTCTTCACCCAGCAACATCTTAATCAGGGTAGATTTACCGCAACCATTCGGCCCAACAATACCAATTTTGTCTCCGCGCATGATTAGGGTAGAAAAGTCATCGACTAAAACTCTCTGCTGGTAGCTTTTATGCAGACTCGTTGCCTCAATCACTTTCTTGCCTGACATTTCGGCTATTTGCGCCTTCATATCAACGTTACCGATTAAATTACGTCGTTCAGCACGTTCCTTGCGAGCTGCCTGAAGGCGTCTCACCCGCCCCTCATTACGGGTACGTCGAGCTTTAATGCCTTGACGAATCCATGCTTCTTCCTGCGCTAGTTTTTTATCAAACTCCTGATTTTGCTTTTCCTCTGCAGCCAGGCGCTCCTCTTTTCTGCGCAAATAATTGTCGTAATCACCGGGCCATGAGGTTAGCTGTCCACGGTCAATTTCTACAATTCGGGTAGCCAGACTTTTTAAGAAGCGTCTATCGTGAGTAATAAACAGGATACTGCCAGTATAGGCTTTCAAAAAACCTTCTAACCATTCGATAGAATCAATATCCAGGTGGTTGGTTGGCTCATCAAGTAACAATATATCAGGCTGTTCGACCAGAGCCTGCGCCAATAATACCCGGCGCTTCATACCGCCCGAAAGTTCCTCAAAGCTTGCCTCTGAACTAAGCCCAAGACGATCGACAACGGATTGTACTCTCTGATCCATGGCCCAACCATCTTCAGCTTCAATCTTTTGCTGAACACGAGCAAGTTTCTCTAATGACTTTTCGTCGGTATTAACACTTAATTGATGAAACTGCTGAAGCAGCTCGCCTACCTGTCCTAAACCGGAAGAAATCACCTGAAAGACAGTGCCTTTGGTTCCGTGAGGAACCTCCTGCGTAAGTTTGGCGACTTTAATCCCTTCCTGAAATCGCAGCCCACCATCTTCAGGTGTGATTTCCTGATTTATCACTTTTAGTAGCGTTGATTTGCCGACTCCATTTCGACCAATGATGCAAACCCTTTCGCCGGGTTCGATAACAAAATCAACCTTATCCAGTAATGGCGCACCACCATAACTGACTTCAACTTGTTGTAAGGTAACTAAAGGCATTACACTGTATGATTAACGTTTTGACCTATTTTAACTGAAAACAATGAGCATGGCTTGCCCTCTTTGCACCAATAAGAAAACAGAGTTTTACTGCCAGGATAAACAACGCAACTACCATCAGTGTCCTCAATGCCAGCTGGTTTTTGTTCCTCCCCAACACCACCTCGATCATGATGCTGAGAAGAAAGTGTATGATCTCCACCAGAACTCTCCCCGGGACACTGGCTACCGACAATTTCTCAATAAACTCTTAAAGCCCTTAGCCAGGAAATTACCCATTGAAGCGAAGGGGCTGGACTTTGGTTGCGGTCCGGGCCCCACCATCAAGCCTATGATGGAAGAACTCGGCTACCAAGTCAGCAACTACGATATCTACTATGCTAAAAACTCGCAGGCACTCAAAAAGACATACGACTTTATAACCTGTACCGAAGCGATAGAGCACTTCGTAACCCCAAGAAAGGAACTATTGCTTCTCCATTCTCTTTTGAGGGCTGGAGGTTATATGGGAATCATGACTAAACGAGTTACCACTAAAGAAGCCTTCGAA
This window harbors:
- a CDS encoding YqcC family protein translates to MKQVDWFEQYLIVFETIEKRLIELDLWSSQHPGQDALESDMPFCVDTLRLEQWLQFVFLPRMRNIVEREELPPGPAQIAPIAEEAFKETEDAERLIRAIQKFDEVSHLSHLH
- the greB gene encoding transcription elongation factor GreB, which gives rise to MKRSNLITAAGATRLRNELAHLWKNLRPEVTRAINAAAAEGDRSENAEYIYRKKQLREIDRRIRYLQKRTAEMKVIEHRPVDQSKIYFGAVVTLIDERNDETVYRIVGSDEFDYKAEYISVDSPMARALLGKGLDDEVTVKLPEESKQFWISEIEYPDPNQE
- a CDS encoding TonB-dependent receptor family protein, translated to MKTPFLLNTVAAATVLGLTATSALAEEQASDDIETITIIGNSSNTLKVAGSAHVVTEEDLEEFKYSDVNRAMRQVPGVYIQLEDGLGLRPNIGLRGTGTSRTGRVSLMEDGVLIAPAPYAASSAYYFPTFDRITGIEVLKGPASIQYGPFTVGGAVNLISRQIPIEGQGQLKLEKGQHEELHGYFYYGDSFENFGYLVELNDHQTDGFKVIDRIGQDTGFEKRDQVVKLRFNTDSDASVYQQLDIKLQNSSEVSDQSYVGLTDADFGVDPYRMYGISAGDQFQGKHEQLVVSYYADLTESLDLHVTAYDNDFARNWYKTGKFYIEDSATPGTYNSVSWSSVIGEINTNPGSALANYYQSILDGADSGSDLIDKVDGNRSYMNRGVQARLDWNFTTGGAEHDLKLGLRAHEDDADRFQRRSYFTQENGQLVLSEAGIWGDAGNRIDSAEANSYYLIDTVSWGDWIFTPGVRYEDVELKREDWSSAPDREAQPSVRTNTVSEVLPGFGALWSINDTTSVLFGVNKGFAPPGSSADDQPEESWNYEMGLRFSGSQYNSELIAFFSDYDNLLGECTLANSGCDINNEGDKFNGGEAEVKGVELLVSGEFAENWPARFSYTFTETEFGSSFDSNVWGTVETGQPIPYIPENQAQLMLGYDNQTWSLLASINYMDELCTKPACGQFQKTEERTLVDLAAEYQVNDAVTFFATIENVTDEDTIVAREPYGARPDKPRTAKVGLKLNF
- the smrA gene encoding DNA endonuclease SmrA, translating into MSQDDFDLFKKELKGVKPIKNDQVNLHVAKKEPTLSQMARQEAALGRKPNHDPNYLTTDFVEPVEPNDWLEYKKDGVQEGVYKKLRLGKYEIDAHTDLHRLTVKEARDEVFYFINACVKRGKRTILITHGKGERSIPQAVLKSHVNHWLKQHELAMAFHSAQQRHGGLGSVYVLLKKNEHHKQLNREIYNKTM
- a CDS encoding lipid A deacylase LpxR family protein, which produces MRFLVAFSVITIVSSFLLPTSQAATFRDPGEQDVGSFGTLTIENDLFAGKDGGYTNGIGYSWGYGPYDDYADSSAPEWMVSLADLTLIDVDDSRKKAVSYSVFQAMQTPENIKTDVLIENDLPYAGMLGWQGTLYSWDSDIADQFYVITGVVGPASLAEKTQKLVHDITSSDEPRGWDNQLRNELVFSVAGQRSWRFDITPSNGVGADFLTFASGSVGTFTSDVAGSAMIRVGSGLEETFPSVSILPGRDINPLAGAEDDHFYMFLAAQASYVFNDIFVDGNTFQSSHSVTLKHEQFVVSAGAVWNWDQWGLLFSIAEIGSTFEENDVNGRFGSLSFSYRF